One part of the Eucalyptus grandis isolate ANBG69807.140 chromosome 10, ASM1654582v1, whole genome shotgun sequence genome encodes these proteins:
- the LOC104423573 gene encoding probable inactive purple acid phosphatase 1, translating into MELHIPTQIAIVSIPIILFTCISSSSSSLSSSLSPSNLHPLVVDSMLEHLNYTAISEFRLLNRRRILECSDGNPYLQINVSGNATMGDEEYLTVNVTGVLVPADNHWIAMISPSDADVSYCPLNKVMYVQTGDLSHLPLLCHYPVKAQYLSRDPDYLSCKKKECKEYKDGQCVLTTCGSSLTFHVLNIRTDIEFVLFAGGFTIPCVLKRSNSLTFANPNQPLYGHLSSIDSTGTSMRITWVSGGKEPQKVQYGDGKSQTSEVSSFSRDDMCSKVVPSPAKDFGWHDPGYIHSAVMTGLQPSTSYSYKYGSDSVGWSNKVQFRTPPAGGSNELKFLAYGDMGKAPLDDTVEHYIQPGSVSVAKAVLDDVDSGNVDAIFHIGDISYATGFLVEWDFFLHHISPFASRVSYMTAIGNHERGYVDSGARYITPDSGGECGIPYETYFPMPTPAKDKPWYSIEQASVHFTVISTEHDWSENSEQYQWMKGDMASVDRSKTPWLVFMGHRPMYTSGHGLGADPIFLDAVEPLLLDNKADLVLFGHMHNYERTCSVFQNECKAMPKKDQSGVDIYDHSNYSAPVQVVIGMAGFRLGEFTDKPSDWSLIRISKFGYFRGHATPKELQLEYVNADTRKVEDIFRITR; encoded by the exons ATGGAACTCCACATTCCAACACAAATCGCGATCGTTTCCATTCCCATCATCCTTTTTACgtgcatttcttcttcttcttcttctttgtcgtCGTCGTTGTCACCATCAAACTTGCACCCTTTGGTGGTCGACTCCATGCTTGAGCATCTCAACTACACCGCCATTTCTGAGTTCCGGTTGCTGAATAGAAGGCGAATTCTCGAGTGTAGCGATGGGAACCCTTATCTCCAAATTAATGTCAGTGGCAACGCCACCATGGGAGATGAAGAGTACCTTACGGTTAATGTAACCGGGGTCCTGGTTCCAGCGGACAATCACTGGATTGCCATGATTTCTCCATCGGACGCCGA CGTCTCGTATTGTCCACTGAACAAGGTTATGTATGTACAGACTGGTGATCTCAgtcatcttcctcttctatGCCATTATCCTGTCAAG GCACAATACTTGAGCAGGGATCCGGACTATTTGAGCTGCAAGAAGAAGGAGTGCAAGGAATACAAAGACGGTCAATGCGTGTTGACCACATGCGGCAGCAGCTTGACGTTTCACGTTCTGAACATCAGAACCGACATCGAGTTTGTGCTGTTCGCCGGAGGATTCACCATACCATGCGTGTTGAAGAGATCGAACTCTTTGACCTTTGCTAACCCGAACCAACCGCTCTATGGCCATCTCTCCAGCATTGACTCGACTGGGACCTCG ATGAGGATTACATGGGTTAGCGGAGGCAAGGAACCCCAAAAGGTACAATATGGAGATGGGAAATCACAAACTTCCGAAGTTAGTTCATTCTCACGAGATGATATGTGCA GTAAAGTGGTGCCCAGTCCTGCCAAAGATTTTGGTTGGCATGACCCTGGTTACATTCATTCAGCCGTGATGACGGGACTGCAACCTTCTACCTCTTATTCTTACAAATACGGAAG TGATTCAGTTGGTTGGAGCAACAAAGTTCAGTTCAGGACACCGCCTGCAGGAGGATCAAATGAACTCAAATTTCTTGCATATGGGGATATGGGAAAAGCCCCTCTGGATGATACAGTCGAGCACTACATTCAG CCAGGATCAGTCTCGGTGGCTAAGGCAGTGTTGGATGATGTAGACTCCGGCAATGTCGATGCCATCTTCCATATTGGAGACATAAGCTACGCCACCGGCTTCTTAGTGGAGTGGGATTTCTTCCTCCACCACATCAGCCCTTTCGCTTCCCGAGTTTCCTATATGACTGCAATTGGGAACCACGAAAG AGGTTATGTGGACTCGGGTGCCAGATATATAACTCCAGACTCCGGTGGGGAATGTGGCATTCCTTACGAGACATACTTCCCAATGCCAACCCCAGCGAAGGACAAGCCATGGTATTCCATTGAACAAGCCAGTGTTCACTTTACTGTGATTTCAACTGAACATGACTGGTCCGAGAATTCAGAGCAG TATCAATGGATGAAAGGGGACATGGCTTCAGTCGACCGATCTAAAACTCCATGGTTAGTTTTCATGGG GCACAGGCCCATGTACACTTCTGGTCACGGATTAGGTGCTGATCCAATTTTTCTTGATGCTGTAGAGCCATTGCTGTTGGACAACAAG GCTGATCTAGTTCTCTTCGGCCACATGCATAACTATGAAAGAACGTGCTCGGTTTTCCAAAATGAGTGTAAAGCTATGCCAAAGAAAGATCAGAGCGGGGTTGATATTTATGATCACAGCAATTATAGCGCACCCGTGCAAGTGGTTATTGGTATGGCCGGGTTCAGGCTGGGTGAATTCACAGATAAG ccgAGTGACTGGAGTTTGATAAGGATTTCTAAATTCGGCTATTTCAGAGGACATGCGACTCCAAAAGAGTTACAACTAGAG TATGTGAATGCCGACACAAGGAAGGTGGAAGACATCTTCCGCATCACCCGATAA